In the Bombiscardovia apis genome, AGATTAGTGAGGGCGAACTGGAAGAAACCGACTATTATCAAGGCCGCATGAAGCATTAACTGTTTCAAAAGCTAGTGCCTGTACAGATGAAAATGGTACTGGCTGTTGAGGCTCTCGCGTAGTCTAGAAGTATGGAGTTGAGCACTATAGAACCAGCAATCGCTTTGAGCCCCTTAGACGGGCGTTACCGACCGCAGACCGCGCCACTAGTGGACTTTCTCAGTGAAGCCGGTCTCAACCGTGAGCGCGTCGCTATAGAGGTTGAGTGGATGATCCTCTTGACCAACGGCTATGAGAGCAATGGATTCCGGCCGGTTTTGCCCGGATTGGAACCTCTGCGTGAGCCCCAGATAGACTACTTACGCTCTCTGGTGTCTGATTTTGACAATACGTCAATCGCACAACTCGCTGAGTTCGAAGCTCATACACACCATGATGTTAAGGCCGTGGAATATTTCATTGACCGACGTATGGAAGAGGCAGATGAACAGCTGTCTCGAGACCCATCGTTGACTCATCTCGAAGCCCTCGTTCACTTTGGCTGCACCAGCGAAGACATTAACAATATCGCTTACGCTCGGGCAGTCAAGGCAGCGATAGAACGCGTGTGGATTCCCCGCTTGCAGGAGCTAGTAAACGAGCTCACTACAATGTCTCAGGAGTTCCGCTCCATTCCCATGCTCGCCATGACCCACGGTCAGCCAGCTACGCCCACCACACTCGGCAAAGAATTAGCCGTCTACGTGTACCGCCTGAACCGCCAGCTCAAGCACTTGGAGCAGCAGGAATACCTCGGTAAGTGGAACGGCGCAACCGGTACTTTTGGAGCCAGTCTTGCCGCTAACGATCAGGTGAATTGGATTGAGCTTTCTCGCTTGTTTGTGAGCGAGCGCATGGGATTGGACTGGAACCCCTTAACCACACAGATTGAATCTCACGATTGGCAGGCCGAGCTCTACTCCACTATCGCTCACACCAACCGGATTCTTCATAATCTAGCCGTTGACATGTGGATGTATATTTCTCGCGGTGTCTTTGCCCAAGTACCGGTGACGGGTGCCACTGGCTCTTCGACGATGCCCCACAAGGTCAACCCGATCCGTTTTGAAAATGCGGAAGCTAACTTGGAAATGTCGTGCGCCATTTTGGAAAGCCTAGCCTCAACTCTCGTGGAAAGCCGCTGGCAGCGAGACTTGACCGACTCTTCTACCCAGCGCAACATCGGTTCTGGCATAGGCCACAGCCTGCTCGCTATCGACAATCTCCTGACCGGTTTGAGGGGCATCCATCCCAACACGCTAGCCATGTCCCAAGAGTTGGAAGGTAACTGGGAAGTCTTAGGAGAGCCCATCCAAACCGCCATGCGCGCCGCTGCTTTGGAAAACCGCCCCGGAATGGAACACCCCTACGAGCAAGTGAAAGAGCTGATGCGCGGTAAAGCCATCAGCAAGGAGCAGGTTGAGGAGTTCATTCGTTCGCTTGCGCTCGATCCCGAAGTTAAGGAACGACTTGCCCAGCTCACTCCCGCCACATACACGGGCTTGGCCGACAAGTTGGTAGATTTCGAGGCCTAATGAGCGAGAACAAAGGCACTAGCGGGAAGCAGTCCGCCCACATTGTTGACACCCCTCCCCAAAGGGTGCACGACCTCAACGATTTAATCCGTGCAGTCGTTAGCATCCTCGTTGTGGTGGCGGTGACCTTAATAGCAGTGTATTTACGCGGAGTCGCCTCCGGTGTGGAGTCAGACGTTCACAATGCCGGGCGCAAGATGGATTGGCTGGCCGACGTACCTACAGCCTTCCTTCAGCAGGTGGTCACCGTCACGGTGGTCATTGCGGTACTGGCTCATTTACTCTTCAGCAAAGAGTGGCTCCAGTCCATCACCGCTCCCCTAGCTATGTTTTGCGGATATAGCGCCCTGTGGCTCACCTCTACCTTGGTGATCCGCTCCCAATCAGCGGCACTAATTAGTGCTTTTAGCTCGCAGTCAACTATCGGCACTTCTGTACTGCTGCCGGACATATACGCCGGCATGGCCGCTTTCCTGACCGCAGCGGGGCCTAGAAGGGTGCGTTCAACCGTCAAATGGGGCTGGAATGCCCTGTACGTAGTAGCGCTCATTATGGTGGTCATCTCGGCCAATTCCATCAGCGCGGTATTAGTTTCTTTCTTCATCGGGCGAGCTATCGGCATGCTCATCCGCTTCGCTGCAGGCACCCAAAATAAGGGAGTCTGGGGCGCTGCACTAGCCCACGCTCTAGAATCGATAGGCATTGATCCTATTCGCCTGAACCGGGTCGAAACAGCTACTAGCAATAGCAACTCCTTCGCACCCACCCTTGATGACGATTTAATCGAGTCATCTCGCATCTACCAGGCTCAGAGCCGAACGGGCGCCTCCTACACTGTTTCCGTGCTCGACGGCCAGCTGCATACTGCCGGCTATCTCATGCAACTATGGCAGTGGATTAAGCTTTCGGGCGTTTCCATGCGCCACGACCGCTCTGTGCGCGATTCAGCCCAGCATCACATGGCTATGCTGCTTGAGCTCAAAGAGCTCGGTTTACCCGCCATGCACCCTTATGGCTTGGCTGAAAATGGTGAATCCTTAATCTTCGTGCTCTGCAACGACGAACACTTAGAGGCAGTCGGTTCAGAAGATATGAGCACGCAAGATGCTCAAGAACTCATGCACTACTTGAGCGTGGCCCACGAGCGCGGCTACACCCACCGTCGCATCACTCCCGACACCATTGCCCGCAACCAAAAAGGGCACATGGTCATTGCTGGATGGCACAACGGAGACAGCGCTTCATCCTCGGCCAATATTGCCTTAGACAAGGTCCAGCTTTTGGCCCTGTGCGCCTCCCGCCTTGGAGTTGCACCGACTATCGAAGTTGCCCAACAAGCATGGGGCAAGGAAAGTCTCGTTGCATTAATTCCCTTTATCCAAATGGTCGCTGTCCCTAAAACTACCCGTTTAGAGCCGCAGTGGACCAAGCAAACACTCAGCGACTTACGCGAGCAGGTCCGCGCTCTAGCGCCACCCGAGACGGCAGCGGTCTCCGCACAAGTGCCCCTCTCCCGTTTTAGTCTGCGCTCTTTCCTCGCCATTGCACTGCTTGTGGTTGCGGTTATCGTCGTCTTTACCCAGCTCAACATTCAGCAAGTCATCGAAGCGGTACGCAGCGCCAATCCTTGGATGGCTGCCTTGGCCTTCTTCTTTGGCTGCTTGGCCTGGGTCGGTTGTGCTATCACGCTTGGCATTTTCATCGACAAAGACAAGCGCCACCCGCTTTCCATTTTCATCTCCCAGGTAGCCTCTTCTTTCACATCCGTCTCCATGCCTGCTGGAGTAGGCCCCGCCTTTGTGAACCTGCAATACTTGCGTCGAACTGGCTATAACACTACGCTCGCGACAGCTATTATGAGCGCAGTGGTAGCTGTCCAGTTTGCTACCACGTTCCTCCTCCTCATCGTGATTGGGCTCTTTACCGGGCGCAATACGCTCTCTGGCATGATTCCTACTAATACGCTCGTAATTGTTATAGGAGTAGTAGCAATTGTGGCAGCACTGGCCATGGCCATTCCCTACACCCGCCAC is a window encoding:
- the purB gene encoding adenylosuccinate lyase; the encoded protein is MELSTIEPAIALSPLDGRYRPQTAPLVDFLSEAGLNRERVAIEVEWMILLTNGYESNGFRPVLPGLEPLREPQIDYLRSLVSDFDNTSIAQLAEFEAHTHHDVKAVEYFIDRRMEEADEQLSRDPSLTHLEALVHFGCTSEDINNIAYARAVKAAIERVWIPRLQELVNELTTMSQEFRSIPMLAMTHGQPATPTTLGKELAVYVYRLNRQLKHLEQQEYLGKWNGATGTFGASLAANDQVNWIELSRLFVSERMGLDWNPLTTQIESHDWQAELYSTIAHTNRILHNLAVDMWMYISRGVFAQVPVTGATGSSTMPHKVNPIRFENAEANLEMSCAILESLASTLVESRWQRDLTDSSTQRNIGSGIGHSLLAIDNLLTGLRGIHPNTLAMSQELEGNWEVLGEPIQTAMRAAALENRPGMEHPYEQVKELMRGKAISKEQVEEFIRSLALDPEVKERLAQLTPATYTGLADKLVDFEA
- a CDS encoding lysylphosphatidylglycerol synthase transmembrane domain-containing protein encodes the protein MSENKGTSGKQSAHIVDTPPQRVHDLNDLIRAVVSILVVVAVTLIAVYLRGVASGVESDVHNAGRKMDWLADVPTAFLQQVVTVTVVIAVLAHLLFSKEWLQSITAPLAMFCGYSALWLTSTLVIRSQSAALISAFSSQSTIGTSVLLPDIYAGMAAFLTAAGPRRVRSTVKWGWNALYVVALIMVVISANSISAVLVSFFIGRAIGMLIRFAAGTQNKGVWGAALAHALESIGIDPIRLNRVETATSNSNSFAPTLDDDLIESSRIYQAQSRTGASYTVSVLDGQLHTAGYLMQLWQWIKLSGVSMRHDRSVRDSAQHHMAMLLELKELGLPAMHPYGLAENGESLIFVLCNDEHLEAVGSEDMSTQDAQELMHYLSVAHERGYTHRRITPDTIARNQKGHMVIAGWHNGDSASSSANIALDKVQLLALCASRLGVAPTIEVAQQAWGKESLVALIPFIQMVAVPKTTRLEPQWTKQTLSDLREQVRALAPPETAAVSAQVPLSRFSLRSFLAIALLVVAVIVVFTQLNIQQVIEAVRSANPWMAALAFFFGCLAWVGCAITLGIFIDKDKRHPLSIFISQVASSFTSVSMPAGVGPAFVNLQYLRRTGYNTTLATAIMSAVVAVQFATTFLLLIVIGLFTGRNTLSGMIPTNTLVIVIGVVAIVAALAMAIPYTRHLLVDKFLPIVASYARQLADILTQPKKLLLAALGAVLQSVALGLSFWASLMAFGWHTNVFETTFVFLLANTLGSAVPTPGGLGAIEAVLFSAFRLAGVPSGIAISGTLVFRVVTYWLRIPLGALAMRWLGKRNLV